The Panicum hallii strain FIL2 chromosome 9, PHallii_v3.1, whole genome shotgun sequence genome has a window encoding:
- the LOC112873042 gene encoding uncharacterized protein LOC112873042, with amino-acid sequence MAPGSAELLRRAARRARGAAQAVAWDRRRGAGDAEQAVGGTRARGWLRHADAAQRWSAWVEQQRGVGGRGGRGPVQLSGGQRQRIALARAVLKNARVLLLDEASSMLDTVSERRVQDAVGRML; translated from the coding sequence ATGGCTCCGGGCAGTGCCGAGCTCCTGCGCAGGGCGGCCCGGCGTgcgcggggcgcggcgcaggcggtgGCGTGggaccggcggcgcggcgctggcGACGCCGAGCAAGCGGTGGGCGGCACAAGAGCGCGTGGGTGGCTGCGGCACGCGGATGCGGCGCAGCGTTGGAGCGCGTGGGTGGAGCAGCAGCGCGGCGTgggcggccgcggagggcgCGGCCCAGTGCAGCTGTCGGgcgggcagaggcagaggatcGCGCTGGCACGCGCGGTGTTGAAGAATgcgagggtcctgctgctgGACGAGGCGTCAAGCATGCTGGACACCGTGTCGGAGCGGCGGGTgcaagacgccgtcgggcggatgttgtga